The following proteins are co-located in the Acropora palmata chromosome 11, jaAcrPala1.3, whole genome shotgun sequence genome:
- the LOC141897850 gene encoding TNF receptor-associated factor 6-like: MLNHPVFCRWKKLFDCPWKGPLRKLEDHLKECDFVDVSCPKNCGKEFQRKDLKKHLKDDCPNRTIPCTFCAEEVLWNSMENHFPDCPRYPLSCEKCGKENIRRNEMQGHDEKECPRAELKCPFNVVGCPFEGTRPAVDEHVKEKMLSHFMDLTKEFGALKIEQPGHQAPKSRSRRTRGGEEAEEQAGQEVPVTNLATLCQEQQTEIDGLRGLVNEMRGTVERLERRLNDSRMKVETPLQELTIRFNRQETRAFEFEGRVCNGSYIWRIENYRQRRQDAISGIAPAVHSPAFYTSLYGYKLCLRINLNGVDSGVGRYIALFVHMMQGDYDSILEWPFTGRITLAILDQSEGTELRQHMSKSFIVNPNLPAFRKPTVYRNREGYGYEDFAPIEHIREPQYIKNNTMLVRIQIDH; the protein is encoded by the exons ATGCTTAATCACCCTGTTTTTTGCCGATGGAAAAAACTGTTTGACTGCCCATGGAAAGGGCCACTTCGCAAGCTTGAG GATCACTTGAAGGAGTGTGATTTTGTTGATGTGTCTTGCCCTAAGAATTGCGGTAAGGAATTCCAAAGGAAAGATCTaaaaaagcatttgaaggATGACTGTCCAAATAGGACCATCCCCTGCACCTTCTGCGCGGAAGAGGTTTTGTGGAATAGCATGGAG AATCATTTCCCAGATTGTCCTCGATACCCTTTGTCTTGTGAGAAGtgtggaaaagaaaacattcgaAGAAATGAG ATGCAAGgacacgatgagaaagagtgtCCAAGGGCAGAGCTCAAGTGTCCTTTCAATGTCGTAGGCTGTCCATTTGAG GGAACTCGCCCAGCAGTGGATGAACACGTTAAGGAGAAGATGTTAAGTCATTTCATGGACCTCACAAAGGAATTCGGAGCATTGAAGATTGAGCAGCCAGGCCACCAAGCACCTAAGAGTCGCTCTCGACGCACCAGGGGTGGGGAAGAAGCCGAGGAGCAGGCTGGTCAAGAAGTGCCAGTCACTAATTTGGCAACACTGTGTCAAGAACAGCAAACGGAAATCGATGGACTGAGAGGCCTTGTTAATGAGATGAGAGGCACGGTGGAGCGTTTAGAACGCCGCCTTAATGATTCGCGCATGAAGGTGGAAACGCCGTTGCAAGAACTTACTATCAG GTTCAACCGTCAAGAAACGAGAGCGTTTGAGTTCGAAGGCCGTGTGTGCAATGGCTCTTACATCTGGAGGATTGAAAACTACCGACAGCGTCGCCAGGATGCCATCAGCGGCATTGCGCCGGCCGTACACAGCCCAGCCTTCTATACCAGCCTCTATGGTTACAAGCTGTGCTTGCGTATCAACTTGAATGGCGTGGATAGTGGAGTTGGAAGATACATTGCTCTGTTTGTTCACATGATGCAGGGTGATTATGATAGCATCCTTGAGTGGCCGTTTACCGGAAGGATCACCCTTGCCATCTTAGACCAATCCGAAGGCACCGAATTACGTCAGCACATGAGTAAGTCATTCATTGTCAATCCCAACCTGCCGGCCTTTCGTAAGCCAACAGTTTATCGCAACAGGGAGGGCTATGGCTACGAAGACTTTGCTCCGATCGAGCACATCCGCGAACCTCAgtacattaaaaacaatacCATGCTGGTTCGCATTCAGATTGATCATTGA